A single Nicotiana tabacum cultivar K326 chromosome 5, ASM71507v2, whole genome shotgun sequence DNA region contains:
- the LOC107829024 gene encoding uncharacterized protein LOC107829024: MFSLFYGLYKYMFSKTEFHVLILGIDKAGKTTLLEKLKTQYSNLEGLPPDRIVPTVGLNIGRVEVSNTKLVFWDLGGQPGLRSIWEKYYEEAHAVIFVVDAACPSRFEDSKSALEKVLRHEDLQGAPLLILANKQDLADAVSAEELARYLDLKKLDERAYTFLAVSGYDGLGIKESVNWLVDVMERSKRTEMLQIRAGANFSST, encoded by the exons atgttttcattattttatgGATTGTATAAATACATGTTTAGCAAGACAGAGTTTCATGTCCTTATTCTTGGGATTGACAAGGCTGGGAAAACG ACACTGTTAGAGAAATTAAAGACACAATACTCAAACTTGGAAGGCCTTCCACCAGATCGTATTGTTCCAACTGTGGGGCTCAATATTGGTCGCGTTGAAGTATCAAATACAAAGCTTGTATTTTGGGATTTAGGAGGTCAG CCTGGTCTTCGCTCAATCTGGGAGAAGTATTATGAAGAGGCACATGCTGTGATATTTGTTGTTGATGCTGCTTGTCCATCACGCTTTGAGGATTCCAAATCTGCACTTG AAAAGGTTCTCCGGCATGAGGATCTGCAAGGAGCACCACTTCTGATATTAGCAAACAAGCAG GACCTTGCAGATGCTGTGTCAGCGGAAGAACTTGCCCGGTATCTTGATCTCAAGAAACTCGATGAGAGAGCTTACACATTTTTAGCTGTTTCAGGCTATGATGG GTTAGGAATTAAGGAAAGTGTGAATTGGCTCGTAGATGTAATGGAGAGGAGTAAGAGAACTGAAATGTTGCAAATTCGAGCAGGGGCAAACTTTAGCTCTACTTAG